One genomic window of Cellulophaga sp. Hel_I_12 includes the following:
- a CDS encoding DUF6624 domain-containing protein — protein MKYFIIILFITLVSCKKESKTECDYITNYYQNLYQADIAFETENYKKAFEMYQEAFNSCEPINTEGYNELANFAETCAILGKSVLAIEFIKKQIERGYEIKWLQQNENFDKIFASEEGKKLISEYDYLRNVALSKINLDLREEIKQMKIEDQKYRNGNFQKNIKKQEKIDAYNTNRIIEIFNEFGYPNETVIGSYSIDQTSVHISTMLLHTPDSIRMKYFVPKLTEFIKSGSCSPNTLGTIIDQYYLYNDEPQIYGTYHAQGGGYARMIDDLKKVDSNRISIGLPPLELKEKKDSILKVRYPDLF, from the coding sequence ATGAAATATTTTATAATCATTCTATTTATTACACTCGTTTCTTGCAAAAAAGAATCAAAAACTGAATGTGATTACATTACAAACTACTATCAGAATCTTTATCAAGCAGATATCGCATTTGAAACTGAAAATTACAAGAAAGCATTTGAAATGTATCAAGAAGCTTTTAATTCTTGTGAACCGATAAACACAGAAGGGTATAATGAACTCGCAAATTTTGCAGAGACTTGTGCGATTTTAGGAAAGAGTGTATTAGCAATTGAATTTATCAAAAAACAAATCGAACGAGGTTATGAAATAAAATGGCTTCAGCAGAATGAAAATTTTGATAAAATATTCGCATCTGAAGAAGGAAAAAAATTGATTTCTGAATATGATTACTTACGAAATGTGGCTTTGTCGAAAATAAATTTAGATCTTCGAGAAGAAATTAAGCAAATGAAAATCGAAGACCAAAAATATCGAAATGGTAACTTTCAAAAAAACATAAAGAAACAAGAAAAAATTGATGCTTATAATACCAATAGAATTATAGAGATATTCAATGAATTTGGATATCCAAACGAAACGGTAATCGGAAGTTATTCTATAGACCAAACATCTGTGCATATTTCGACGATGTTATTACATACACCTGACTCCATCAGAATGAAATACTTCGTCCCAAAACTAACTGAATTTATCAAAAGCGGAAGTTGTTCGCCAAATACATTAGGTACTATAATTGACCAATATTATTTGTATAATGACGAGCCTCAAATTTATGGAACGTATCATGCACAAGGAGGTGGATATGCCCGTATGATAGATGACCTTAAAAAGGTGGATAGCAACCGAATTTCGATTGGATTACCTCCATTGGAACTGAAAGAAAAAAAAGACAGTATTTTAAAAGTACGTTACCCTGACTTATTTTAA
- a CDS encoding transposase — MYKNDKVIRRYSEPFKLKILDEITTGKLNKNQLGKLYGIAPTTINEWIRKYNRKDLMNTRVKVETKDEITRVKELQKEIEQLKKLLLKKDLDALVLDSYLEVAAEDLGYKSVAELKKKLSIKP, encoded by the coding sequence ATGTACAAAAATGACAAAGTAATCAGACGGTATTCAGAACCTTTTAAACTGAAAATTTTAGACGAAATTACAACCGGGAAACTAAACAAAAACCAATTAGGTAAACTCTATGGTATTGCGCCTACCACCATCAATGAATGGATTAGAAAGTATAACCGTAAAGACCTAATGAACACCAGAGTAAAAGTGGAAACAAAAGACGAGATAACTCGAGTTAAAGAACTGCAAAAAGAGATAGAACAGCTTAAAAAGTTACTCTTAAAAAAGGATCTGGATGCCTTGGTATTAGATTCATACCTAGAAGTAGCTGCTGAAGATCTAGGCTATAAATCTGTGGCTGAACTAAAAAAAAAGCTAAGTATAAAGCCTTAA
- the istB gene encoding IS21-like element helper ATPase IstB has product MNKQTLEHMKQLRLYGMYRAFDSSLSPQSINYTNDELIAYLLQSEWDDRQNRKIERLTKAARFRYSAVMEAIDFDASRQLDKNQIQRFASCEFIKQKQNILITGSTGAGKSYIASAIGHQACSLGYKVMYYNTNKLFTMLKTSKADGSYLKQINKLEKQDLLIIDDFGLKALDAINRHSFMEIIEDRHGEHSIIIASQLPVEAWHEIIGEQTIADAILDRLVHNAHRIHIKGESMRKKMKNKD; this is encoded by the coding sequence ATGAATAAACAGACATTAGAACACATGAAACAACTAAGGCTATACGGCATGTACAGAGCCTTTGACAGCAGTTTATCACCACAAAGTATAAACTACACAAATGATGAACTCATCGCATATCTGCTCCAAAGCGAATGGGATGACCGCCAAAACAGAAAGATAGAACGGTTAACAAAAGCGGCACGTTTTAGATATAGTGCTGTTATGGAAGCTATCGATTTTGATGCTTCAAGACAGCTAGATAAAAATCAAATACAACGCTTTGCTAGCTGTGAGTTTATAAAGCAAAAACAGAATATCCTTATCACAGGAAGTACAGGTGCTGGAAAAAGCTATATAGCATCAGCTATTGGTCATCAGGCGTGTTCATTGGGATATAAAGTCATGTATTATAACACGAATAAACTTTTTACCATGCTTAAAACATCAAAAGCAGATGGCTCTTATTTAAAACAAATCAATAAACTAGAAAAACAAGACCTACTGATTATAGATGACTTTGGACTCAAAGCTTTAGATGCTATAAATAGGCACTCTTTTATGGAAATTATTGAAGATAGACACGGAGAACACAGTATTATTATAGCTTCACAATTACCAGTAGAAGCATGGCATGAAATTATAGGAGAACAAACCATCGCAGATGCCATTTTAGACCGCCTTGTACATAATGCACACAGAATACATATTAAAGGAGAATCGATGCGTAAAAAAATGAAAAATAAAGACTAA
- a CDS encoding GNAT family N-acetyltransferase translates to MKYLLENQETERIIFRKIEKSDFNDWFEFHKNPITSQYWISELESPEIECENWYEKQFHRYQNDLGGMNTLIEKETGKLIGHCGLLVQNVDGKIELEIGYSLLPKFWNKGYATESAKKCRDFAFENKFSDSLISIISLTNKPSESVALKNGMHVSKVTDYRNNKVNIFRIYEYEWNKIKPVYNNTYK, encoded by the coding sequence ATGAAATACCTACTTGAAAACCAAGAAACTGAACGAATAATATTCAGAAAAATTGAAAAATCTGATTTTAATGATTGGTTTGAATTTCATAAAAACCCAATAACTTCTCAATACTGGATTTCTGAATTAGAAAGTCCGGAAATTGAGTGTGAAAATTGGTATGAAAAACAATTTCATCGCTATCAAAATGACTTGGGAGGAATGAATACACTAATTGAAAAAGAAACAGGAAAATTAATTGGTCATTGTGGGCTTTTGGTTCAAAACGTAGACGGTAAAATTGAACTAGAAATTGGATATTCACTTTTACCAAAATTTTGGAATAAAGGTTATGCCACAGAGTCGGCGAAAAAATGCAGGGACTTCGCTTTTGAAAATAAATTTTCGGATTCTTTAATTTCTATAATTAGTTTGACCAATAAGCCATCGGAAAGTGTTGCTTTAAAAAACGGAATGCATGTTAGTAAAGTGACGGATTATAGAAATAACAAAGTAAACATCTTTCGTATTTATGAATACGAATGGAATAAAATAAAACCTGTGTACAACAATACCTATAAGTAA
- a CDS encoding IS3 family transposase has translation MKAKRKSKGFASLAAITHCFGLKRNAYYKYKDRADKRLKLEQQIIEIVHKRRRSLPREGVRKLVKSLDDEFTIANLKVGRDTLFNVLRKHQMLTLRKKYSSRTTNSYHRFYKYNNIIKDVEVTRSNQVWVSDITYIRTIKGFCYLALITDMYSRKIVGYDLSDSLELNGCVRALHKAIYQAKSIKDLTHHSDRGIQYCSNVYTQILKRNKIQISMTEQNHCYENAMAERVNGILKDEFYLDQTFTDVAHAKRATKNAINLYNEIRLHLSLDYKTPNMVYLKTA, from the coding sequence ATTAAAGCCAAAAGAAAATCTAAGGGATTTGCTTCTTTAGCTGCTATAACCCATTGTTTTGGTCTAAAGCGTAATGCCTATTATAAGTATAAAGATAGAGCTGACAAACGTTTAAAACTAGAACAACAGATTATTGAAATAGTACACAAAAGACGCAGATCCCTTCCTAGAGAAGGCGTGCGTAAACTTGTTAAATCCTTAGATGACGAGTTTACTATAGCCAATCTTAAAGTCGGCAGAGATACACTGTTTAATGTCCTTAGAAAACATCAAATGCTAACACTTAGAAAGAAATACAGTAGCAGAACCACTAACTCATACCATCGCTTTTATAAGTATAACAACATTATAAAAGATGTTGAAGTTACTAGATCTAATCAAGTTTGGGTATCCGACATTACCTATATCAGAACTATAAAAGGCTTTTGTTATCTAGCTCTTATTACAGACATGTACTCTCGTAAAATAGTTGGATATGACCTTAGTGATAGTCTAGAGCTCAATGGATGTGTCAGGGCGCTTCATAAGGCTATTTATCAAGCTAAGAGTATTAAAGATCTTACTCATCATTCAGACAGAGGCATACAGTATTGCAGTAATGTATACACACAAATACTCAAAAGAAACAAAATACAAATCAGTATGACAGAACAAAACCATTGCTATGAAAATGCAATGGCAGAACGTGTAAATGGAATCTTAAAAGATGAATTTTATCTAGACCAAACCTTTACAGACGTGGCTCACGCCAAAAGAGCAACAAAAAATGCTATTAATTTATACAATGAAATTAGATTACATTTATCTTTAGACTATAAAACACCAAATATGGTATATTTAAAAACAGCGTAA